The following DNA comes from Camelina sativa cultivar DH55 chromosome 14, Cs, whole genome shotgun sequence.
atgcataaattttttaatttcaatgcctgataaatcaaggtttctgctcattcgtattcagaatcattttggtctcttttttattaatatgactttgaatctttgcatagttttcttaggtgatgtagggcattttgtatatttttttatttatcagttGTGCAATATAtgtctattttaaaaaatttaaattacatcatatgcagaaaaaatcataaattttattaactaaatatattagataaaaaattaaaataatttacatataaaataaaataaatgtgaaagaagaatcacatatttttgtattaattaggttgaaatatttctttatcttttaaatattacctataattgatttatatgttactataattaacaaaatcCATAATATCTTTACTTACCAAAAATAAGATTAACCTGTATATTATGATACACTTATGTTacaagtttataaccaaaaaatcataaatatatttattatatagtctaaaaaatgtcgtgtacttccgttttattatataggggatttataatattgaaaactttgaaatcatttctcaaaatttcatTACATATTGTACCTTTAAATTACgctaatattttattatcacTCTTTGGATCCCTTCTactttaaattttacataaacgTGCCTCACAAATGCAAAAAGGAATCTTGTTCATTTGTTTTgggtatttttgtttatttttataaataggATCCTATTATACATATTGTGTTGTGTGAATACGATTAAAATAACACGAATAGCCAAAAgtcaaattttttatataacgcACTCACTCACGCAGAACtgggagaaaacaaaaaaataaaaatatcacaCTGAGGCACTGAGCTGCAGAAGTCAAAATACGATTTTTATATccaagagattttttttttggaagaagaagaagtgttttCTAAATTCAAAGGGTTTTACAACGAAACATGTCTAGTTAATAcataataaatctaaattttttacttcaaatgacatcttcaaaattcaaatagtTTAACATATCCAAATTcgtttttataaaaacaaatagaaaatatgtaTTCAAATAGTTTAATACATACACTCGAGTTTtcttaaaaacccaaaaaaaaatagcaccGTAAAAGACGTCTTGATTGGTAAACTAGTGGTATGAcgaatcatataaaaataatgtttaaatACAATCATTACACGAAAGAAAACtattttgtcaaaatatatacTCGACTGTATAACTTTTGTTATGGCCTTCGTAAAATTAATTATGCCGTTCCACATGCTACCAATGACAACTAGAATATGTTATCTAAGACTTACATATGTCAAGGTATAATCATtgattcacaaaataaaataaaaataaagttttcaaaatcgtagaaattattttattggcaggaaagaaaaaaaaaggagagtgAAAAAATTAGTTAATAAGGAGAGATGCAGAATAGAACGAGAGAAAGATAAAGACATGTGGAGAGTCACATGGGATTCTCTGCGCATTACTCTGCCCACCTCAAACTTCTAATCCATTGGGTTCTTGACTTGTTAATAATAATTCACGTTTACCCATCTTTGGCTACAACATTGTTTTCACCTAACAATTCGTCAATTTCCATCGTTCTTACTATTTTGAGAATTTGATTTATAGTacctatttgtttttgtatcaaAGTGAACAGTTTAACTAATAGCTCCTTACCAGTTTAATTCATAATTATTTGGaacattattttcaaatttattggaAGCGAGAGGGTTGTTCAGTTCTTATGGATTTTGTTTAGTGAGTTAAGGTAGGTAGCTTAACTGCTGCTGATTAAGTTAGGCTCATCAGTTTATAATCGTGTTACTAGCCTTCTTTACTCACTCACACCCAcaatctctcaagtctcaagtcCCATCTTAAGTCCCAACGGTAGTCCCGTCTTAAGTCCCAACGGACGGTAGATACCATTTGTGGGTTTTAATAATCATATGAAACATTCATTACACATTTGACTGTAAATGTAGGTACATGTGTCAGCATTTGTGTGAAAGATTTGAgtattttgagagaaaaaaatatctagTAAAGAGCGCAAAGATCAATGAATTAGAAAAAGTGATTGGGtaaaaacataaatagaaaGTGAGACCCCAGTAGAAAAGTAGATGTAAGTGTTTGGTGTTTGTCGTCAGTAATTAGAACCGGTAAggcaaattcttgacttttttcTTATGATTGTCATGTGTCATGTGCCTGCCCTAGTCATAACTACCAATGAGTCCCAAACAAATATTTACCATGGagtttcaaaaatatcttaGCAGGTTTATGGTCAGAAATCGCTAAATGTTTAGTTTCTAGAAACTGGTTTAGAATTTATAGAAACGTTTCTTTCAAAAGTTAGTCAAAAAtgcttatttatttatgtttatatcgAGCTAGCCATTAGTACTCTAATTAATGCCCCAATTATGTGACTTGATCGAAATTGTAAAGCTTAATTTGGTTCTCTACTTTCTTAggtaatatatttatttttttttggctcgaGCCGATTAAATCATCATGAAACAATGACTTATAGTAAAGGGTGTTAATAGTTCAGTAGATTTAACTCTAGTCAATACATCTACCAGTCTCCACATAAATGCACAACCGACTACGTAAATTGGCTTGATCAGTAAAGTGAATAAGTAGTTCTCTACATTTATGATAACCGGTTGAACTATTTTGAAtgtaaaaagagagagacgaagtGGTAAAATTGTTGTAAGTGTGTGAACAAAGGAGAGATCACGTGGGAGGATAAGAAAAACGAATTGATGGGTTCATGGGAATGCTCTTATCGCGGATCTTGCCTCTCTTgcccactctctctctctctctctctctctccctttctccaatattttttaaatttacaaattccttaataaaatattaaaaaaatagaaagatcgTTTTTGTGTTCACATGTGGtgtataaatatacatggaagCGTCTTCAATCCAACTCCAAAAGAGAAGCattattttcaagaaaacaaaaatctagttctaaagaagaagaaaaaagcataaaaatggCTTCATGGAAGAAAACAATCGCAACACCATTCAAGAAAGCGGCAACGTTCTTCAACCAGCCGCAGCAATCATCATCGCCACACAGCCGCCACGCAAACGCAAAGGCGAGAGAAGAGCACGAGAGACGAACCGTGCAAGAGCTTCAAGGTGACGTCATGGCTTGTGGTTATGAAGATGTCCTCGTCATGTGGTCTATTCTTGACAAGTCAAACTCTTCAAACAATCTCACTTCTTGATTTTAGTTTCTTGCAATCAAGAACGAGAAAGGAATTCAAATTTCCCTCTTTTTcaatttcctcttcttttttttcccctttttttttttttaggtgtaTATGTTGTATAAGCCCGCCATGTCTCTCATCATGATTCTCCTTATCTTTTATGTGGTCGTGgctttttaaatttagattttagtgAATTTTTATCCGAAATCTAGTTTGGATTCGGATGTTAGTAATCCCTGTGATGATCTATCTAATTCACGGTGAgatgatttttcattttagtttGGAACAAATGAATCGAagtcttttcattttgttgttggCCTTCAATTCCGgttttatttgtattatttaaGCGGTTTACGCAACCATAGATGAATGATGGAATCAAACTAGTGGTATAATAagaaatacttataaatataacTAGTGGAGGATAACAATgtagttaattaattagaagATGTAAGCTTATAAGACTTTGCACTATCTCAATAACATTTTTCTAAGTCTCAATGGGGGATGATAATGTTATCCACACTCTCTTATCCAATAGCCTTTCAGAATTCAGACACTAGACTTGAGCTCATTGATTGCTATAAAACTTTTGGAATTTTATAAACAACCCCaatgaaacaatgattttaatttttaactctAGTGGACCAAATTTGTTTTTacgttttttattgtttggtggGAAATATGCATGAATGAGCCAAAACTAGCTTAAAAAGGCGATTGCCGACAAATAAAAGATAGGTGAGTTTCTGTTATGTGCAATTTCTATAAATTACTGCGTGTTacattttgttacaaaaatgtCTActttgaatgtaatttttatgacattttattGTTGGCTTGGTTTCATTGCTATGGTTACGTCAGTTTCGAAGAAATCAAACCAGGTTAAACAGATTCTTTTGGTTCAGTACAATCCCGTTTGGCATGTTTGGTTAAACAGATTCTTTTGGTTCAGTACAATCCCGTTTGGCATGTTTGGTTATTTTGCCAGCCATAACAACAGATCTTAATCCTTTAATAGTAGAACATGTGAGAAACAA
Coding sequences within:
- the LOC104742347 gene encoding uncharacterized protein LOC104742347 — protein: MASWKKTIATPFKKAATFFNQPQQSSSPHSRHANAKAREEHERRTVQELQGDVMACGYEDVLVMWSILDKSNSSNNLTS